A single genomic interval of Syntrophus gentianae harbors:
- a CDS encoding ABC transporter substrate-binding protein, whose protein sequence is MLGILSIVLFGASLSPIPLYAGDQKIVTDMCDKKVEVPVEPKRIACMHCVSPEKIMTLGGGSSILLMAEQSPWAYRLYPEIKKAKSNKGVTPEQLRDMNVDFVLYSPGMTKEAPFSTAGLKTICAFSAETRPRNLDEYRQNFERQISMFGDLLGPEAKARAEKYNAYFDRKVKEILSVTSKIEKKDRPRVYYGGLHGSPLGSQGNGSVMHWNTDVSGGNYLPAALDDNHATATLQQVRSWDPDIVLLSGYYDSSDDLKKNPDWASLKAVKNGKVYHLPRGIYTWDHASGEGVLLMIHMAKIFYPEQFQGWDMIQEMKTFYSQVYGKTVTDEDAERILNCLPPPRMEAAAAKTGDAILR, encoded by the coding sequence ATGTTGGGTATCTTATCAATCGTATTATTCGGCGCCAGTCTCTCTCCTATCCCCCTTTATGCCGGGGATCAGAAAATCGTCACCGACATGTGCGACAAAAAGGTCGAAGTGCCGGTCGAGCCGAAGAGAATCGCCTGCATGCACTGCGTGTCTCCGGAAAAGATCATGACCCTTGGCGGGGGCAGTTCCATACTCCTGATGGCGGAACAATCCCCCTGGGCCTACCGGCTCTATCCGGAGATCAAAAAAGCCAAATCCAACAAGGGCGTCACGCCGGAGCAGCTGCGGGATATGAACGTTGATTTCGTGCTCTATTCACCCGGGATGACGAAAGAGGCGCCCTTCAGTACCGCAGGCCTGAAAACCATCTGTGCCTTCTCCGCTGAAACAAGACCACGGAACCTGGATGAATATCGGCAGAACTTTGAACGGCAGATCTCCATGTTCGGCGATCTCCTGGGACCGGAGGCGAAAGCGAGGGCGGAGAAATACAATGCCTATTTCGACCGGAAGGTCAAAGAGATCCTCTCGGTCACTTCAAAAATCGAAAAGAAAGACAGGCCCAGGGTTTATTACGGCGGTCTGCACGGCAGCCCCCTGGGCAGCCAGGGAAATGGCAGCGTGATGCACTGGAATACCGACGTCTCCGGTGGCAATTACCTGCCGGCGGCGCTGGATGACAACCATGCCACGGCGACCCTGCAGCAGGTGCGGTCGTGGGATCCGGATATCGTTCTCCTGAGCGGCTATTACGATTCCTCCGATGATCTGAAGAAGAACCCGGACTGGGCTTCGCTGAAGGCCGTCAAAAACGGGAAGGTTTATCATCTCCCCCGGGGGATTTACACCTGGGATCATGCCAGCGGAGAGGGCGTGCTCCTGATGATCCATATGGCCAAGATCTTTTACCCCGAGCAATTTCAGGGCTGGGACATGATTCAAGAAATGAAGACCTTTTATTCCCAGGTGTACGGCAAGACGGTAACAGACGAGGACGCGGAAAGGATCCTGAACTGCCTACCCCCGCCACGGATGGAAGCGGCCGCTGCCAAGACGGGCGATGCGATTCTCCGATGA
- the exbB gene encoding TonB-system energizer ExbB, whose protein sequence is MDWLKEAVDYGIIWFLIFLSLVSVGIAIERHLLYRKIQLETYPDRKTLEMELTRKLHLIATIGSNAPYIGLLGTVCGIMLTFYTLGRDGFLDTGKIMVGLALALKATAVGLCVAIPSVVLYNLLLRRVKVLLMNWEIQNGREGV, encoded by the coding sequence ATGGACTGGCTGAAAGAGGCAGTAGATTACGGAATTATCTGGTTCCTAATTTTCTTGAGTCTGGTCTCCGTAGGGATCGCCATCGAACGGCACCTTCTCTACAGAAAGATTCAGCTTGAGACGTATCCGGACCGGAAAACCCTGGAAATGGAGCTGACCCGGAAGCTTCACCTCATTGCGACGATCGGCAGCAATGCCCCCTATATCGGTCTGCTCGGGACCGTCTGCGGAATCATGCTGACTTTTTACACTCTGGGCAGGGACGGCTTTCTGGACACGGGAAAAATCATGGTCGGCCTCGCCCTGGCCCTGAAGGCGACCGCCGTGGGACTCTGCGTGGCGATCCCCTCCGTGGTCCTCTACAACCTGCTCCTTCGCCGGGTCAAGGTTCTTCTGATGAACTGGGAGATTCAAAATGGAAGAGAAGGAGTTTGA
- a CDS encoding Rossmann-like domain-containing protein: MGYYEEMIRRIAVDADPAATIEDIRIYVNWVLVKTGKWSLSTYFHNMPGFIDPIGMNAWMGDWIGRPARAAALELLASRENLRRSVGMACLKSLLPEPSGGTIEGGAMELFEPAIARLPSCFIGYFKTAALWREQGYPVTIVELFPRPGDVHWDEADQALRDAELVFMTGLTVVNETLEAVIRRTPSARMRILMGPTVPASPALFNYGLDVLGITSIDDVELMSGYALRGGGSIANAPAGALRSLNMAKDLDGLQERIAALGR; this comes from the coding sequence TTGGGATATTATGAAGAGATGATCCGGCGCATCGCCGTCGATGCCGATCCGGCGGCGACTATCGAGGATATCAGAATTTATGTCAACTGGGTCCTGGTAAAAACGGGTAAATGGTCTCTTTCGACCTACTTTCACAACATGCCCGGTTTTATCGATCCGATCGGCATGAATGCCTGGATGGGGGATTGGATCGGCCGTCCCGCCCGGGCGGCAGCCCTCGAACTCCTGGCAAGCCGGGAAAACCTCAGGCGCAGCGTCGGGATGGCCTGCCTCAAGTCCCTGCTCCCGGAGCCTTCCGGGGGGACCATTGAGGGTGGAGCCATGGAACTCTTTGAACCGGCTATTGCCCGTCTGCCGAGTTGTTTTATCGGCTACTTCAAGACGGCGGCCCTGTGGCGGGAGCAGGGGTATCCGGTCACGATTGTGGAGCTTTTTCCCCGTCCGGGGGATGTCCATTGGGATGAAGCGGACCAGGCGCTCCGGGATGCCGAACTGGTCTTCATGACCGGGCTGACCGTCGTCAACGAAACCCTTGAAGCCGTGATCCGCCGGACGCCTTCGGCCAGAATGAGGATCCTCATGGGTCCCACCGTACCCGCCAGTCCCGCGCTCTTCAATTATGGTCTTGACGTGCTGGGCATCACTTCTATCGACGATGTGGAGCTCATGTCCGGCTATGCGCTGCGGGGAGGGGGAAGTATCGCCAACGCCCCGGCCGGAGCGCTTCGGAGCCTCAATATGGCAAAAGACCTGGATGGCCTCCAGGAGCGGATTGCCGCCCTGGGGCGTTGA
- a CDS encoding class I SAM-dependent methyltransferase: MKDNPPCTIDERNEAKSDSVDKQKFWNGRAQEFSEHAASTGYPAAFLRIMKPRKSWTVLDMACGGGTLAIPLARKVKSITAVDFSGRMLEIVEERCRRGGIVNVKTLPGRWEDDWDRLGIGVHDVAIASRSLLSEDAGESLTKLDRVAKKAVYISTQVGDGPFDRKLLESAGREFRLRPDYIFYVNLLYEMGIRANVSFIPESNPNSWESHEEALKDQRWMLQGMTEEEEEKVREYLRKHLVMVKGRWQLPYSRNYSWAVLYWKKNGRGRG, from the coding sequence ATGAAAGACAATCCCCCTTGCACCATCGATGAAAGAAACGAGGCGAAGTCCGACTCCGTAGACAAGCAGAAGTTCTGGAATGGACGGGCGCAGGAGTTTTCGGAGCATGCCGCCTCCACAGGGTATCCTGCGGCTTTTCTCCGGATTATGAAACCCCGAAAAAGCTGGACGGTGCTGGATATGGCCTGCGGCGGCGGGACGCTAGCGATCCCTCTCGCCCGGAAGGTGAAATCCATCACCGCCGTCGATTTCTCGGGCCGCATGCTGGAGATTGTCGAAGAGCGCTGTCGTAGAGGTGGTATTGTGAATGTGAAAACCCTCCCGGGGCGCTGGGAGGACGATTGGGACCGCCTGGGGATCGGCGTTCACGATGTGGCCATCGCCTCCCGGTCGCTTCTCAGCGAAGATGCTGGGGAATCCCTGACCAAACTGGACAGGGTTGCGAAAAAAGCGGTCTACATCTCCACGCAGGTCGGTGACGGCCCCTTCGACAGGAAACTTCTGGAGTCGGCGGGCAGGGAGTTCAGGCTGAGGCCGGATTATATCTTTTATGTCAACCTCCTCTATGAGATGGGCATTCGGGCGAATGTCTCCTTCATCCCCGAGTCGAACCCCAATTCCTGGGAAAGCCATGAAGAGGCGTTGAAGGATCAGCGGTGGATGCTTCAAGGAATGACCGAGGAAGAGGAAGAGAAGGTCCGGGAATACCTGAGGAAGCATCTGGTTATGGTCAAGGGACGCTGGCAACTGCCCTATTCGAGGAATTATTCCTGGGCGGTCCTGTATTGGAAGAAAAACGGAAGGGGTAGAGGATGA
- a CDS encoding ABC transporter substrate-binding protein — protein sequence MRRGTETAHDRGKRFFWALAILLLVTLGSAASSQGREITDMFGKKVSVPDSPRKVYSTSPPVTYMLYALDPSMLAGLNFPVRPWQKRYLDKHLLELPILGGWFGQAATPNLEMILKVNPEILVTSSYDSAMKTKVDEAMKRMPMPVISVSLNSLTDYPGAFSYLGRVLGRKSRGKELSDYSRSTLAQMSALATSISPEKRVSVYYAEGVDGLSTECDSSQHAELIPLVGGRNVHRCRSAELIGLEKVSFEQVLLYNPEVILVMEDVFYRKIFSDPLWQRLRAVKNKRVYLIPREPFNWFDRPPSFVRLLGAKWVASCLYPTIYRTDMVKETRNFFKLFFKINLSPEEARELLHRGRT from the coding sequence ATGAGAAGGGGGACGGAAACAGCGCACGACAGAGGAAAGCGGTTTTTTTGGGCACTGGCCATTTTGCTTCTGGTGACCCTGGGGTCTGCAGCGTCCTCGCAGGGCCGGGAAATTACCGATATGTTCGGGAAGAAGGTGTCCGTACCCGATTCCCCCCGGAAGGTCTACAGCACCTCGCCCCCGGTGACCTACATGCTCTACGCCCTCGACCCTTCCATGTTGGCGGGCCTCAATTTCCCGGTCCGGCCATGGCAAAAACGCTACCTGGATAAACACCTGCTGGAATTGCCGATCCTTGGCGGATGGTTCGGGCAGGCAGCGACGCCGAATCTGGAGATGATTCTGAAGGTGAATCCCGAGATCTTGGTGACCTCCAGTTATGACTCCGCCATGAAGACCAAGGTGGATGAGGCGATGAAGAGGATGCCCATGCCCGTCATTTCCGTTTCCCTGAATTCGCTGACGGATTATCCCGGGGCGTTTTCCTATCTCGGCAGGGTCCTCGGCCGCAAGTCGCGGGGGAAAGAGCTGTCTGACTATTCCCGCTCTACGCTCGCGCAGATGTCCGCCCTGGCGACCTCGATTTCTCCTGAAAAGAGGGTTTCCGTGTACTATGCCGAAGGCGTCGACGGCCTGAGCACGGAATGCGATTCGTCGCAGCATGCGGAGCTCATTCCCCTCGTTGGAGGCCGGAACGTCCATCGTTGCCGGTCTGCCGAACTCATCGGGTTGGAAAAGGTCAGCTTCGAGCAGGTCCTGCTCTACAACCCGGAGGTGATCCTGGTCATGGAGGACGTCTTCTATCGGAAGATCTTCTCGGACCCTCTGTGGCAGCGGCTCAGGGCCGTAAAGAACAAGCGGGTCTATCTCATTCCCAGGGAACCTTTCAACTGGTTCGACCGGCCGCCGTCCTTCGTGCGGCTCCTGGGGGCCAAATGGGTGGCGAGCTGCTTATACCCGACAATTTACAGAACGGACATGGTCAAGGAGACTCGGAATTTCTTCAAGTTGTTTTTCAAAATCAACCTTAGCCCCGAGGAGGCACGAGAACTACTTCACCGGGGGAGAACATAG
- a CDS encoding TetR/AcrR family transcriptional regulator produces MMKKKDWRKQQILQAATEVFGYNDFQNVGISDIARKANIAEGTIYHYFRNKEDLYFSIPAKKMEIFCEELNLHLEGIEDAVSKLRKLIWFSLYFLKNNPEHARILMLEMRVSRNFSRSRTFSRVKAFSDKILELIHEGQDEGLIRREMDGHVLQELLLGFLEHRVTRWLLKEETFDLMENCEVCDVLFN; encoded by the coding sequence ATGATGAAAAAGAAAGATTGGAGAAAACAGCAGATTCTTCAGGCAGCGACCGAAGTCTTTGGCTACAACGATTTTCAAAATGTCGGGATCTCCGACATTGCGCGGAAGGCGAACATCGCCGAGGGAACCATCTATCATTATTTCAGGAACAAGGAAGATCTTTACTTCTCGATCCCGGCCAAAAAGATGGAAATCTTCTGCGAGGAGCTGAATCTCCATCTCGAGGGAATTGAGGACGCTGTCAGTAAGCTCAGAAAACTGATCTGGTTTTCACTCTATTTTCTCAAAAATAATCCAGAGCATGCCCGCATCCTGATGCTTGAGATGCGCGTAAGTCGAAATTTCTCCCGCTCAAGGACCTTCAGCCGGGTAAAGGCCTTCAGCGACAAAATTCTCGAGCTGATCCATGAGGGGCAGGATGAAGGTCTCATTCGGAGGGAAATGGATGGACATGTCCTCCAGGAACTGTTGCTGGGCTTTCTGGAGCACCGGGTCACCCGCTGGCTGCTCAAAGAGGAGACGTTTGATCTTATGGAAAATTGTGAGGTCTGTGACGTTCTTTTCAACTGA
- a CDS encoding DUF364 domain-containing protein has product MDILENILKTIKEDASVQEVRRGLSWTAVVSRRCGLASTMAQGGCSHEDTGGLEGNLTEMSALGLARYGLSGGMSRASLGLAAINSLIDVDPNRYSDVEGLKLVKELGKGKNISVIGHFPYLDALAREARNLWIIEKRPRAGDYPEESGTDLIPQSDIVVISSTTLINDTLPGILGLCRKGSVKMLLGPSTPLSEVLFDYGIDMLAGSVVTEKDAVLKSVSEGASFLQLKKNGGVRFVSIIRDYDDIVRRLTE; this is encoded by the coding sequence ATGGACATTCTGGAGAACATCCTGAAAACCATCAAGGAAGACGCATCGGTGCAGGAGGTGAGAAGAGGGCTCTCCTGGACCGCCGTGGTGAGCAGGCGCTGCGGTCTGGCTTCGACCATGGCGCAGGGGGGCTGCAGCCATGAGGATACAGGGGGGCTGGAAGGCAATCTTACGGAGATGAGCGCCCTCGGCCTGGCGCGCTACGGTCTCAGCGGCGGCATGTCAAGGGCATCCCTGGGCCTTGCAGCCATCAATTCTCTCATCGATGTGGACCCGAACCGATACTCCGATGTCGAGGGGCTGAAACTGGTCAAGGAACTGGGCAAGGGGAAGAATATCTCCGTCATCGGTCACTTCCCCTATCTCGATGCGCTGGCGAGAGAGGCCAGGAATCTCTGGATCATAGAAAAGCGGCCCAGGGCGGGGGATTATCCGGAAGAGAGCGGAACGGATCTTATCCCGCAGTCGGATATCGTCGTCATCTCCAGTACGACCCTCATCAACGACACCCTCCCCGGCATTCTCGGGCTTTGCAGAAAAGGGAGCGTCAAGATGCTTCTCGGGCCATCCACGCCTCTTTCCGAGGTGCTCTTCGATTACGGTATCGACATGCTCGCCGGGAGTGTGGTGACGGAAAAGGACGCCGTACTGAAATCGGTGAGCGAAGGAGCTTCTTTTCTGCAGCTCAAGAAGAACGGCGGCGTTCGCTTTGTGAGCATCATCAGGGATTACGATGATATCGTCCGGAGGCTCACGGAATGA
- a CDS encoding ExbD/TolR family protein, with amino-acid sequence MEEKEFDYINVIPLVDVMLVLLTIVLTTSTFIATGGIPVSLPKASQNRMETLKVRTVEIDRSGQIYFSGQPVTLEALADGIRSLDRSSPFLIRADRDIPLQNFVDVLDVVKNSGFRQVSLQTESKK; translated from the coding sequence ATGGAAGAGAAGGAGTTTGATTACATCAACGTCATCCCCCTCGTGGATGTGATGCTGGTCCTGCTGACGATCGTTCTGACCACTTCGACCTTCATCGCCACCGGGGGCATCCCGGTGAGTCTGCCCAAAGCGTCCCAGAACCGGATGGAGACGCTGAAAGTTCGCACCGTGGAGATCGACCGAAGCGGGCAAATCTATTTTTCCGGTCAGCCGGTCACCCTTGAAGCGCTGGCGGATGGCATCCGGTCGCTGGACCGCAGCAGCCCCTTTCTGATCCGGGCGGACCGGGACATCCCGCTGCAGAATTTCGTGGATGTCCTGGATGTCGTGAAAAATTCCGGATTCCGGCAGGTAAGCCTCCAGACGGAGTCAAAAAAATAA
- a CDS encoding alpha/beta hydrolase: MRREEPPRAGKILLRWASPAEGRYRGGYLFVIFLLLLTIPAGFAHAGAKGSSNVPLPAELVVLIPGPDVPAETAALVGAWEGKWSNGNTSILVIYQVEKDSARVFHSFAENSEYLPWHQWARASIVTGSRPRLAWKTDWADFSFELSEDGRVLSGTWLESSREGGRIRNTAAMTARNIERVGRDRLQSPFVCPEFGQELHLIEKEPNPARRQARADALVERVTKGGTPLVESSGRVNQVCTSFLYRGAGSEIAIAGHMNGWSEQKDFLSRVADTDLFYFCGEYPVDSRIEYKLVVGGKPILDPLNPRIQLFGKGSNSEALMPGYVFPKEIEPNPGTARGTVEDLAIGSSQDGMGRTATVYLPAGYANSRERYPVLYLNDAYGVLKFGRITTILDNLIGGKKIPPLIAVLLPSGKDRIGDYGMNSAFESFFVRDVVPLVDRRYRTRPSPEFRAVGGISAGATAALSVAIHHPDVFGKCIAQSTATKLVPLIDLARTGPSRPISVYLDVGRFEADFNGHDLVDASRRIRDALATHGCPVYYREVNDGHGWANWRSRSREALLFLFGREI, translated from the coding sequence ATGAGAAGAGAAGAACCTCCAAGAGCAGGGAAAATTCTTTTGAGATGGGCATCCCCTGCGGAAGGACGGTACAGGGGGGGGTATCTTTTCGTCATTTTCCTGCTTCTATTGACGATTCCTGCCGGTTTTGCTCATGCAGGCGCAAAGGGCTCTTCCAACGTCCCTTTGCCGGCTGAGCTGGTCGTTTTGATTCCGGGTCCGGATGTTCCTGCTGAAACGGCGGCCCTGGTTGGGGCATGGGAGGGGAAATGGAGCAACGGCAACACCTCGATCCTTGTCATCTACCAGGTGGAGAAGGATTCTGCCCGCGTGTTCCACTCCTTTGCGGAGAACTCTGAATATCTCCCCTGGCACCAGTGGGCGCGGGCATCCATCGTTACCGGCAGCAGGCCCCGCCTTGCGTGGAAAACAGATTGGGCCGACTTCTCCTTCGAGCTTTCCGAAGACGGTCGAGTCCTTTCTGGAACATGGTTGGAGTCTTCCAGGGAAGGTGGCCGGATCAGGAATACGGCGGCCATGACCGCCCGGAATATCGAACGGGTGGGGCGCGACCGGCTCCAGTCGCCTTTTGTCTGTCCGGAGTTCGGCCAGGAGCTTCACCTTATTGAAAAGGAGCCGAATCCCGCAAGGCGGCAGGCGCGGGCGGATGCCCTCGTGGAACGGGTGACGAAGGGGGGAACGCCGCTGGTCGAGTCCAGTGGACGTGTCAATCAGGTCTGCACCTCCTTTCTTTACCGCGGGGCCGGGAGCGAAATCGCCATTGCCGGTCACATGAACGGCTGGAGCGAACAGAAGGATTTTCTCTCCAGAGTGGCGGATACCGACCTTTTTTACTTCTGCGGGGAATATCCCGTCGACTCCCGCATCGAGTACAAGCTGGTCGTTGGCGGAAAGCCGATCCTCGACCCGCTCAACCCTCGAATCCAGCTCTTCGGGAAAGGGTCCAACTCCGAAGCCCTGATGCCGGGATATGTATTCCCTAAGGAAATAGAGCCTAATCCCGGGACAGCCAGGGGCACCGTCGAAGATCTGGCCATCGGCTCCAGCCAGGACGGCATGGGCAGGACGGCCACGGTTTATCTTCCGGCTGGTTATGCCAATTCAAGGGAACGCTATCCCGTCCTGTACCTGAACGACGCATATGGCGTCCTCAAATTCGGAAGAATCACGACGATCCTAGACAATCTCATCGGGGGAAAAAAGATTCCTCCCCTGATTGCTGTGTTGCTTCCTTCCGGGAAGGATCGCATCGGCGATTACGGGATGAATTCCGCATTTGAAAGCTTCTTTGTGCGGGATGTAGTTCCCCTGGTGGATCGGCGCTACCGCACCCGGCCGTCCCCGGAATTCCGGGCGGTCGGCGGAATTTCCGCGGGTGCAACTGCCGCGCTCTCCGTGGCGATACACCATCCTGATGTATTCGGAAAATGTATCGCCCAGTCGACGGCGACAAAACTTGTTCCTCTCATCGATCTCGCTCGTACCGGCCCTTCTCGCCCGATTTCAGTCTATCTCGATGTCGGACGGTTTGAGGCTGATTTCAACGGGCATGACCTCGTAGATGCAAGCCGACGTATTCGGGATGCCCTGGCAACCCATGGATGTCCCGTCTATTACCGGGAAGTGAATGACGGACACGGATGGGCCAACTGGCGGTCCCGCTCACGAGAGGCCCTGCTCTTTCTTTTCGGCAGGGAGATATAA
- a CDS encoding XdhC family protein, which yields MWLDRLVEWQTKGIPCAIVTIIDAQGFTPRKTGAKMVVSKDGRMAGSVGGGTAEQQCIELAAKAIAQRACLTQRFVSPVEGGEWLAEDRPLGVCGGTMTVFIEPIVPEPELVIFGAGHIGQCLARLCAAMEMAYRVYDDRPGILNPEHFPGAGALVCAPFDQISGNIELSAMSYCVIMTYGHDHDEVVLEQLISYKELPYIGMVGSQNKARVLIENIQGRGGQIDGRLYCPVGLSIGRNQPQEVALSILAEVVLLCRGGNISHLRRDWTSS from the coding sequence ATGTGGCTTGACAGGCTTGTTGAATGGCAGACGAAGGGCATCCCCTGTGCGATCGTGACGATCATTGACGCCCAGGGCTTTACCCCCCGCAAGACGGGGGCCAAGATGGTGGTGAGTAAGGATGGCCGGATGGCCGGATCGGTGGGGGGCGGCACGGCCGAGCAGCAGTGCATCGAACTTGCCGCCAAGGCCATCGCCCAGCGGGCCTGCTTGACGCAACGCTTCGTCTCTCCCGTTGAAGGGGGGGAATGGCTGGCTGAGGATCGCCCCCTGGGGGTTTGCGGGGGGACCATGACGGTCTTCATTGAGCCGATTGTTCCCGAGCCGGAACTGGTTATTTTCGGGGCCGGCCATATCGGGCAGTGTCTGGCGCGCCTGTGCGCCGCCATGGAAATGGCTTATCGCGTCTATGATGACCGGCCGGGCATTCTGAACCCCGAACATTTTCCCGGGGCCGGGGCCCTCGTCTGCGCTCCCTTTGATCAAATTTCCGGGAATATCGAACTTTCGGCCATGAGCTACTGCGTGATCATGACCTATGGACACGACCATGACGAGGTGGTGCTGGAACAACTTATTTCCTATAAGGAACTCCCCTATATCGGCATGGTGGGCAGCCAGAACAAGGCCCGCGTGCTGATCGAGAACATCCAGGGACGCGGCGGACAAATTGATGGGCGGCTCTATTGCCCGGTGGGGTTGTCGATCGGGCGCAACCAGCCACAGGAGGTTGCCCTGTCCATCCTGGCCGAAGTTGTCCTTCTCTGCCGCGGCGGCAACATTTCTCACCTGCGCCGTGACTGGACTTCATCATAA
- a CDS encoding TonB-dependent receptor plug domain-containing protein, translated as MNLNMCRKSSRLFSFLIGILMLFLLIGAPLQAAEQKDGEGVFTLGEIEVSAKGEEVKNTTVEKITEQEMRQFNRDTVSSALNLLPGLTLSSFGARNEQMIYARGLDQKHVPIFLDGVPIYVPYDGYPDLSRYTTFNLSEIVVSKGFTSVLYGPNTMGGSINLVSKRPEKALEGDAGIGVFSGDGFRAYANLGTNQKLWYAQGGFSYLSSDYIRMSDGFDSTAAEDGNHRENSYYRDRNFNLKLGLTPADGHEYALSYYNQHGEKGDPPYAGTDSSQMIRYWQWPYWDMEGVHFNSRTPLGDKSYVKVRGYYDEYQNSLYAYDDDSYSTYNNKSSFRSQYDDETYGGSIEVGTSLIPRNLIKVAGHYKWDVHREHNLHNPWQRFEERLFSIGIEDTVTITDKLYAIAGLSYDNQDTVQAEDWNYADHRDFPDSDNEAWNPQIGLFYNFTDKRKVNFTISQKTRFPSIKDKYSYRFGKAIPNPDLEPEEATNYEVGFQDVLFERVALKTAVFYRHIKDYILSVTVDDPNNPGFTTSQNQNIGKVDQLGFEIELSAPITSTLDAGINYSYINNNNRTSSDLITNVPEHKVFAYAKYSPIKPLSFQADVESDSKRFSSTDGYRVASGYTVANVKASYEIVKGLVYEVGVKNLLDKDYALDEGYPMPGRTYFTNLTFRY; from the coding sequence ATGAATCTTAACATGTGCAGAAAAAGCAGTCGTTTGTTCTCTTTTCTTATCGGCATTCTTATGTTGTTTCTCCTGATCGGGGCACCTCTGCAGGCAGCGGAACAGAAGGACGGAGAGGGCGTATTCACCCTTGGCGAGATTGAAGTATCCGCCAAAGGGGAGGAGGTCAAGAACACGACCGTGGAAAAAATAACCGAACAGGAGATGCGCCAGTTCAACCGGGATACGGTGAGCAGCGCGTTGAATCTTCTACCCGGATTGACCCTTTCCTCCTTCGGCGCCCGGAACGAACAGATGATTTACGCCCGGGGCCTCGATCAAAAGCATGTCCCCATCTTTCTCGATGGCGTACCCATTTACGTGCCCTATGACGGCTATCCTGATTTGAGCAGGTATACCACCTTCAATCTCTCGGAGATCGTTGTTTCCAAGGGGTTTACCTCGGTTCTTTACGGTCCCAACACCATGGGCGGGTCGATCAACCTCGTGTCGAAGCGGCCCGAGAAGGCTCTTGAGGGAGATGCCGGAATCGGCGTGTTCAGCGGTGACGGCTTCCGCGCCTACGCCAACCTGGGAACGAATCAGAAGCTCTGGTACGCCCAGGGCGGTTTTTCCTACCTCAGCAGCGATTACATCAGGATGTCCGATGGATTCGATTCTACCGCTGCGGAGGATGGCAATCATCGGGAGAACTCCTATTACCGGGACAGGAACTTCAATTTAAAGCTGGGCCTGACGCCGGCGGACGGTCATGAATATGCCCTGAGCTACTACAACCAGCACGGTGAAAAAGGAGACCCCCCTTACGCGGGAACGGATTCCAGCCAGATGATAAGATACTGGCAGTGGCCTTACTGGGACATGGAAGGCGTCCACTTCAACTCCCGCACGCCTCTTGGAGACAAGAGCTATGTAAAGGTGCGAGGGTATTACGACGAATATCAGAACTCCCTTTATGCCTATGACGACGACTCCTATTCGACCTACAACAACAAATCGTCTTTCAGGAGCCAATACGACGATGAAACCTACGGAGGATCGATCGAAGTGGGCACATCCCTCATTCCGCGCAACCTCATCAAGGTGGCGGGCCACTATAAGTGGGACGTGCACCGGGAGCACAACCTGCATAATCCCTGGCAGAGATTCGAGGAGCGGCTCTTTTCGATCGGCATTGAGGACACGGTTACGATTACCGACAAGCTTTACGCCATTGCCGGCCTGAGCTACGACAATCAGGACACCGTCCAGGCCGAGGACTGGAATTACGCTGACCACCGTGATTTCCCGGATTCGGATAACGAAGCCTGGAATCCCCAGATCGGCCTTTTCTATAATTTTACCGACAAGCGCAAGGTTAATTTCACCATTTCTCAGAAAACCCGTTTCCCCAGCATCAAAGACAAATATTCCTACAGGTTCGGAAAGGCCATTCCCAATCCCGATCTGGAGCCGGAGGAAGCGACGAACTACGAAGTGGGTTTCCAGGATGTCCTGTTCGAGCGGGTTGCCTTGAAGACGGCCGTTTTCTACCGGCACATCAAGGACTACATCCTCTCGGTTACCGTTGATGACCCAAACAACCCGGGGTTCACCACTTCCCAGAACCAGAACATCGGCAAAGTCGACCAGCTGGGTTTTGAGATCGAGTTGAGCGCCCCGATAACATCGACGCTGGATGCAGGGATCAACTACTCGTACATCAACAACAACAACCGGACCAGCAGTGACCTGATCACCAATGTTCCCGAGCACAAGGTCTTTGCCTACGCGAAATATTCGCCCATCAAGCCCTTGAGCTTCCAGGCCGATGTGGAAAGCGATTCGAAGCGGTTCAGCTCCACGGATGGATACCGTGTAGCGAGCGGCTACACCGTCGCGAACGTCAAGGCTTCCTATGAGATCGTGAAGGGTCTTGTGTACGAGGTCGGGGTCAAGAATCTCCTGGACAAGGATTACGCCCTTGACGAAGGCTATCCTATGCCCGGACGCACCTATTTCACCAATCTGACTTTCCGGTATTGA